The following proteins are co-located in the Candidatus Deferrimicrobiaceae bacterium genome:
- the cysS gene encoding cysteine--tRNA ligase, protein MALTIFNTLGNRKEPFVPIEPGMVKLYLCGVTVYDLCHIGHARANVAFDIIVRYLRYSGNQVIYVRNFTDIDDKIINRAKVQGTDYLTISNRYIEAFYADFDRMGLLRPDVEPRATEHIPEIIALCERLVSEGKAYPVGGDVYYAVKGFEGYGKLSGKNVDDLLSGARVDVDDRKKDPLDFALWKSSKPGEPSWDSPWGPGRPGWHIECSAMAMKHLGETIDIHGGGKDLVFPHHENEIAQSEAATGKPFAHYWVHNGFVNVDNEKMSKSLGNFFTLRDVLKIVKPEVLRFFFASSHYRSPIDYCDRNLSEAKAGLDRLYRVKEKAEGYLAAGAFPCAIPPGEDFAPIRDAQIRFRDAMDDDFNTAAAMGHLFDAVRALNKLATGDPAAEPSKAGAFLSGFMQMNPLFDVLGLLRMPSADYFRNETAEGADGRMPESEIIAQIEARKDARVRKDYAEGDRIRKALDEAGVLLEDGKAGTTWKYRD, encoded by the coding sequence ATGGCGCTGACCATCTTCAATACGCTCGGCAACCGGAAGGAGCCGTTCGTCCCGATCGAGCCCGGCATGGTGAAGCTCTACCTATGCGGGGTCACGGTCTACGACCTTTGCCACATCGGGCATGCCCGCGCCAACGTCGCCTTCGACATCATCGTCCGATACTTACGATATTCCGGGAACCAGGTCATCTATGTCCGCAACTTCACCGACATCGACGACAAGATCATCAACCGGGCCAAAGTGCAGGGCACCGATTACCTGACCATCTCGAACCGGTACATCGAGGCCTTCTACGCCGATTTCGACCGGATGGGGCTGCTGCGACCGGACGTCGAACCCCGGGCCACCGAACACATCCCCGAGATCATCGCGCTCTGCGAGCGGCTCGTATCCGAGGGCAAGGCCTACCCGGTCGGCGGCGACGTCTATTACGCGGTCAAGGGATTCGAAGGCTACGGCAAGCTTTCTGGAAAGAACGTCGACGACCTGCTTTCGGGCGCGCGCGTCGACGTCGACGATCGCAAAAAGGACCCGCTCGACTTCGCCCTCTGGAAAAGCTCCAAGCCCGGCGAACCGTCCTGGGACAGCCCCTGGGGCCCCGGCCGGCCCGGGTGGCACATCGAGTGCTCGGCCATGGCCATGAAGCATTTGGGCGAGACGATCGACATCCATGGCGGGGGAAAGGATCTCGTCTTCCCCCATCACGAAAACGAGATCGCGCAGTCCGAGGCCGCCACGGGCAAGCCCTTTGCGCACTACTGGGTTCACAACGGATTCGTCAATGTAGACAACGAGAAGATGAGCAAGTCGCTCGGCAACTTCTTCACGCTTCGCGACGTGCTCAAGATCGTCAAGCCCGAGGTGCTGCGCTTCTTCTTCGCCTCCAGCCACTACCGCAGCCCGATCGACTATTGCGACCGGAACCTGTCCGAGGCCAAGGCGGGGCTCGACCGCCTCTATCGGGTCAAGGAAAAGGCCGAAGGGTACTTGGCGGCTGGCGCCTTCCCGTGCGCGATTCCCCCGGGAGAGGATTTCGCCCCGATTCGTGACGCGCAGATTCGTTTCCGGGACGCGATGGACGACGACTTCAACACTGCCGCGGCCATGGGGCACCTGTTTGATGCAGTCCGAGCCCTCAACAAGCTGGCGACCGGCGATCCCGCCGCTGAGCCGTCGAAGGCGGGCGCCTTCCTCTCGGGGTTCATGCAGATGAACCCGCTGTTCGACGTGCTCGGCTTGCTCCGGATGCCCTCGGCCGACTACTTCCGCAACGAGACGGCCGAAGGGGCGGACGGGCGAATGCCCGAATCCGAGATCATCGCGCAGATCGAGGCGCGCAAGGATGCACGCGTGCGAAAGGACTACGCCGAGGGCGACCGCATCCGGAAGGCGCTCGACGAGGCCGGCGTGCTGCTCGAGGACGGCAAGGCCGGCACCACCTGGAAATACAGGGACTGA
- the ispD gene encoding 2-C-methyl-D-erythritol 4-phosphate cytidylyltransferase — MAGTCAIVVAGGSGLRMGAALPKQFLPLGGRPILDRTLSALAASPSIDSIVVALPADMPEPWRDAIRQYPKVAAVVDGGAERQDSVRNALRELPPGVGVILVHDGVRPFVSQELIEKVVTEAHVFGAVVPVVPVTETLKVWDPSRKSLITADRTTLMRAQTPQGFQADILREAYSKALESGFCGTDDASLVEAAGYPVMSVPGDDANLKITTPDELRMAEGLVRGIPDLRVGLGGDAHRLAEGRPLWLGGILVPHDRGLLGHSDADVLLHAVADAIYGAIGDRDIGFHFPPGAEETKDISSRQIVAHARGRMASLGFGLLGLDAVVVCEEPRILPLAEKLRASIAELLGVPVDRVSLKGKTTEGMGFEGRKEGISAWAVALVRGEAGPA; from the coding sequence ATGGCCGGCACATGCGCCATCGTCGTCGCGGGCGGTTCCGGCCTCCGGATGGGAGCCGCACTACCCAAGCAGTTCCTCCCGCTCGGAGGGCGTCCGATTCTCGACCGAACGCTGTCCGCGCTCGCCGCTTCCCCCTCCATCGATTCGATCGTCGTGGCACTCCCGGCCGACATGCCCGAGCCGTGGCGCGACGCGATCCGGCAATATCCCAAGGTGGCCGCGGTCGTCGACGGCGGGGCCGAGCGGCAGGATTCGGTCCGGAACGCCCTCAGGGAGCTGCCGCCCGGGGTCGGCGTCATCCTGGTACATGACGGGGTGCGACCCTTCGTTTCGCAGGAACTTATCGAGAAGGTCGTGACCGAAGCCCACGTCTTCGGTGCGGTCGTTCCGGTGGTGCCGGTCACCGAAACGCTTAAGGTGTGGGACCCCTCACGGAAGTCCCTCATAACGGCAGACCGGACGACGCTCATGCGGGCCCAGACTCCGCAGGGATTCCAGGCCGACATCCTGCGCGAAGCCTACTCGAAGGCGCTCGAATCCGGATTTTGCGGCACCGATGATGCTTCCCTGGTCGAGGCGGCGGGTTATCCCGTCATGTCCGTTCCGGGGGACGACGCCAACCTCAAGATCACGACGCCCGACGAGTTGCGGATGGCCGAAGGGCTGGTCAGGGGCATTCCCGATCTCAGAGTCGGATTGGGGGGCGATGCGCACCGGCTCGCCGAGGGGCGGCCGCTCTGGCTCGGGGGCATACTGGTGCCGCATGATCGGGGATTGCTCGGGCATTCCGATGCCGACGTGTTGCTTCACGCTGTGGCCGACGCCATCTACGGGGCCATCGGGGACCGCGATATCGGCTTCCATTTCCCCCCAGGCGCCGAAGAAACGAAAGACATCTCCAGCCGCCAGATCGTGGCGCACGCCCGGGGCCGCATGGCGTCGCTCGGTTTTGGCCTGCTGGGGCTCGATGCAGTCGTGGTCTGCGAAGAGCCCCGAATCCTGCCCCTCGCCGAGAAGCTTCGTGCCTCCATCGCCGAGTTGCTCGGGGTGCCGGTCGACCGGGTGAGTCTCAAGGGCAAGACGACCGAGGGGATGGGCTTCGAAGGACGCAAGGAAGGGATTTCCGCCTGGGCCGTCGCGCTGGTTCGCGGCGAGGCCGGTCCGGCATAA
- a CDS encoding CarD family transcriptional regulator, with product MSFKVGDMAVYPAQGVGIIQAIETKTFSEGMKASFYVLRILDTGVTIRIPRDNADQVGLRCIMDTGAVTSVYKILKKREIDDEPKPWNRRYRAYMDKLKSGSPFEIAEVLRNLLLLKGEKVLSFGERKMLDTARTLLVKEISIAKEVSEEAVEADLRRFLNL from the coding sequence ATGAGCTTCAAAGTAGGGGATATGGCCGTCTACCCCGCACAGGGTGTCGGAATCATCCAGGCCATCGAAACCAAGACGTTTTCCGAAGGCATGAAGGCCTCGTTCTACGTCCTGCGGATCCTCGACACGGGAGTCACCATCCGCATCCCGCGCGACAATGCCGACCAGGTCGGCCTCCGCTGCATCATGGACACCGGCGCGGTCACCTCCGTCTACAAGATTCTCAAGAAAAGGGAAATCGACGACGAACCCAAACCTTGGAACCGCCGTTATCGCGCGTATATGGACAAGCTCAAGTCCGGTTCGCCGTTCGAGATCGCCGAGGTGCTTCGCAACCTGTTGCTGCTCAAGGGCGAAAAAGTGCTCTCCTTCGGCGAACGCAAGATGCTCGATACCGCGCGCACCCTGCTGGTCAAGGAAATCTCCATCGCGAAAGAAGTTTCCGAGGAAGCCGTCGAAGCCGATCTGCGCCGCTTCCTGAACCTTTAG
- a CDS encoding DUF362 domain-containing protein, whose product MSATVWCTDFSAKPGRGLLDKIAELLDKSGLESKLGKKGLTAVKLHFGEKGNTSFVRPIFVRAIVERIAALGGKPFLTDTNTLYLGSRANSVDHLRCAITNGFAYSVVDAPLVIADGLRGEYAVKVPIDGKIFREVAVGGEIVHADSMVVVTHFKGHELSGFGGTIKNLGMGCAARQGKLAQHSSVAPVVKPENCTSCGTCIAHCPAGAIEIVSEAAFIDPKICIGCADCIVLCPEKTISVNWNEASATVQKKMVEHALGAVKGKKERVLYIAFVNQVSPYCDCYGHNDRPMAPDVGILASDDPVALDQACADLVIKAAGRDPFRETHPAIDWTIQLAYGEELGLGKRAYKLETI is encoded by the coding sequence ATGAGTGCGACTGTTTGGTGTACTGATTTTTCCGCGAAACCGGGACGCGGCCTGCTCGACAAGATCGCGGAGTTGCTAGACAAATCCGGGCTTGAAAGCAAGCTCGGCAAGAAGGGGCTGACCGCAGTCAAACTGCATTTTGGCGAAAAGGGGAACACGTCGTTCGTCCGCCCGATCTTCGTCCGTGCGATCGTCGAGCGGATAGCGGCGCTCGGCGGCAAGCCGTTCCTGACCGACACCAATACGCTGTACCTCGGCTCCCGCGCCAACAGCGTCGACCACCTCCGTTGCGCCATCACGAACGGCTTCGCCTACTCGGTCGTCGATGCGCCTCTCGTCATTGCGGACGGGTTGCGGGGCGAATACGCGGTCAAGGTGCCGATCGACGGAAAGATCTTCCGGGAAGTCGCCGTCGGCGGCGAGATCGTCCACGCCGATTCGATGGTTGTGGTCACCCACTTCAAGGGGCATGAACTTTCGGGGTTCGGCGGCACCATCAAGAACCTGGGCATGGGCTGCGCAGCCAGGCAGGGGAAGCTCGCACAGCACTCCTCGGTCGCTCCCGTGGTCAAGCCCGAAAATTGCACCTCCTGCGGCACCTGCATCGCCCACTGCCCCGCCGGGGCCATCGAAATCGTGTCGGAGGCGGCCTTCATCGACCCGAAGATCTGCATCGGCTGCGCGGACTGCATCGTCCTTTGCCCCGAAAAGACCATCAGCGTCAACTGGAACGAGGCCTCCGCCACGGTGCAGAAGAAGATGGTCGAGCACGCGCTGGGCGCGGTGAAAGGCAAAAAAGAGCGCGTTCTCTACATCGCCTTCGTCAACCAGGTCTCGCCTTACTGCGATTGCTACGGTCACAATGACCGCCCGATGGCGCCCGACGTGGGAATCCTCGCATCCGATGACCCGGTCGCGCTCGATCAGGCCTGCGCCGATCTCGTGATCAAGGCGGCCGGACGAGATCCGTTCCGCGAAACCCACCCTGCGATCGACTGGACGATCCAGCTCGCCTACGGCGAAGAACTGGGGCTGGGCAAGCGCGCCTACAAGCTCGAGACGATCTGA
- a CDS encoding acyl-CoA dehydratase activase — MPGGLLFAGVDVGSLSTDIVLVSEEGEIAGQAVVATGASIARAYAEAMKAALASAGAIAAEIAFTVSTGYGRERVPGSDLSLTEIGCHARGARHLFPEAVTVLDIGGQDSKVIRIGPNGKVSDFAMNDKCAAGTGRFLEVMARTLEVDLEQMGERALQATRPLAVSSMCTVFAESEVVSLIASGASPGDIAWGIHTAIAERIAALADRVGVAQPVVMTGGVAKNRAARKAIEERLRVRLLVPDEPQVAGALGAALFARERRRAPH; from the coding sequence ATGCCGGGCGGGTTGTTGTTCGCCGGCGTCGACGTCGGCTCCCTTTCGACCGACATCGTGCTCGTTTCCGAAGAAGGCGAGATCGCCGGCCAGGCGGTCGTCGCCACGGGCGCATCGATCGCCCGCGCCTATGCCGAAGCCATGAAGGCCGCGCTCGCTTCGGCCGGGGCGATCGCCGCCGAGATCGCCTTCACCGTCTCGACCGGTTACGGCCGGGAACGCGTCCCCGGGAGCGACCTTTCCCTGACCGAAATCGGATGCCACGCCCGGGGCGCGCGTCACCTTTTCCCCGAAGCCGTCACCGTGCTCGACATCGGCGGTCAGGACAGCAAGGTCATCCGGATCGGCCCCAACGGGAAGGTCAGCGACTTCGCGATGAACGACAAGTGTGCCGCGGGAACGGGCCGTTTCCTCGAAGTGATGGCGAGAACGCTCGAAGTCGACCTCGAGCAGATGGGGGAGCGGGCGCTCCAGGCGACGCGTCCGCTGGCCGTCAGCTCGATGTGTACCGTGTTTGCGGAATCGGAAGTCGTGTCGCTGATCGCATCGGGCGCCAGCCCTGGAGATATCGCGTGGGGGATCCATACCGCGATCGCCGAGCGGATCGCCGCACTGGCCGACCGTGTCGGGGTCGCCCAACCCGTTGTCATGACCGGCGGGGTGGCGAAAAACCGCGCGGCCCGGAAGGCCATCGAGGAACGGCTTCGCGTAAGGTTGCTGGTGCCCGACGAACCGCAGGTCGCCGGCGCCCTCGGCGCGGCGCTGTTCGCCCGCGAAAGACGCCGGGCTCCGCACTGA
- a CDS encoding HD domain-containing phosphohydrolase — MDETAQVGSILLVDDDVVIQSVFGEFLKSKGHDFLSACDGENGLRMARRFLPDLIFLDISMPVMDGLEACRLLKADPATRRIPVVMFTASTDRASRIEALKAGADDFVNKPIDGTELLVRVANLLKVKRYQDFLEEHSRILEATVAERTRQLREALLDTVQRLTLAAEFRDEDTYVHVKRISYFTEVLVKAFGISPEEADIMFYASPMHDIGKVGIPDAILLKPGELTGGEREIIKAHTTIGARILSGSDSPYLKSAAKFALYHHERWDGTGYPSGLRGEQIPIEGRILNIIDQYDALRSRRPYKPPLDHETTLRIIEFGDGRTMPGHFDPKVLGTFMANEATIHRIYEEHLEN; from the coding sequence ATGGATGAAACGGCTCAGGTCGGCAGCATTCTTCTGGTGGATGACGACGTGGTCATCCAGTCGGTCTTCGGCGAATTCCTCAAGTCCAAAGGGCACGACTTCCTCTCGGCCTGCGACGGCGAGAATGGGTTGCGGATGGCCCGCCGCTTCCTGCCCGACCTGATCTTTCTCGACATCTCGATGCCGGTCATGGACGGTCTTGAGGCGTGCCGGCTGCTCAAGGCCGACCCGGCGACCCGGCGAATTCCCGTGGTGATGTTCACCGCATCGACCGATCGCGCCTCCCGGATCGAGGCGCTGAAGGCCGGCGCCGACGACTTCGTCAACAAGCCGATCGACGGCACCGAGCTGCTCGTCCGGGTGGCGAACCTTCTCAAGGTCAAGCGATACCAGGATTTTCTCGAGGAGCACAGCCGGATTCTCGAGGCGACAGTGGCGGAACGCACCCGCCAGCTTCGGGAAGCCCTCCTCGATACGGTCCAGCGGCTGACGCTGGCCGCCGAGTTTCGAGATGAAGACACCTACGTCCACGTCAAGCGGATCAGTTATTTCACCGAGGTCCTGGTCAAGGCGTTCGGGATCTCGCCCGAAGAAGCCGACATCATGTTTTACGCGAGCCCGATGCACGACATCGGCAAAGTGGGCATTCCCGACGCCATCCTGCTGAAACCGGGCGAGCTGACGGGGGGGGAGCGGGAGATCATCAAGGCGCACACCACGATCGGGGCGCGCATCCTCAGCGGCTCCGACAGCCCCTACCTGAAGTCCGCCGCGAAGTTCGCGCTATATCACCACGAGAGATGGGACGGCACCGGGTATCCCAGCGGGCTCAGGGGAGAGCAGATCCCGATCGAGGGACGCATCCTCAACATCATCGACCAATACGATGCCTTGCGGAGCCGCCGGCCGTACAAGCCGCCGCTGGATCACGAGACGACCCTTCGCATCATCGAGTTCGGAGACGGCCGGACCATGCCCGGCCACTTCGACCCGAAGGTGCTCGGCACCTTCATGGCCAACGAGGCCACCATCCATCGTATCTACGAAGAGCACCTGGAAAACTGA
- a CDS encoding aminotransferase class V-fold PLP-dependent enzyme — MPIDVGPYREKEFPVTAKYVYLNHAGVSPIPASSAEAGIQVLTRARDEGAVRLRKWAETGNEARRRFAQLVGGDTEEIAFIKNTSEGLSIIAAGFPWKEGDNLVTSNVEFPSNIYPWMRLQSRGVEVRMVASREGRVRKEDLFKACDGKTRMIALSSVEFSNGYRNDLSGIGEYCRRHGIFFCVDGIQSLGVLPMDVKAYGIDALAADGHKWLLAPEGIGGLYVSRDVLEMIEPVILGWHSVANRFDFETYEFRLSPDARRYEPGSFNTVGIASLNASLELLLSIGIDRIRERVRRLTEAVIEGALKAGYEVLSPRNPEERSGIVTFRIPGADAVALSNELLARGFVCAPRSGGLRVSPHFYNTAEEVGRLFEAITESHTI, encoded by the coding sequence TTGCCGATAGACGTCGGGCCTTACCGGGAGAAGGAATTCCCGGTCACGGCGAAATACGTTTACCTGAACCATGCCGGGGTTTCGCCGATTCCGGCCTCCTCTGCCGAGGCGGGGATCCAGGTGCTCACGCGGGCGCGAGACGAAGGCGCAGTGCGGCTCCGCAAGTGGGCCGAGACCGGCAACGAGGCGCGCAGGCGCTTTGCGCAGCTGGTTGGCGGGGACACCGAGGAGATCGCCTTCATCAAGAACACCTCGGAAGGGCTCTCGATCATCGCCGCCGGCTTTCCATGGAAAGAGGGCGACAACCTCGTCACCTCCAACGTCGAATTCCCCTCCAACATCTACCCATGGATGCGCCTCCAGTCGCGCGGTGTCGAGGTGCGGATGGTCGCATCTCGGGAAGGTCGCGTCCGGAAGGAAGACCTGTTCAAGGCTTGCGACGGCAAGACGCGGATGATCGCACTCTCGTCGGTCGAGTTTTCGAACGGATATCGAAACGACCTGTCCGGCATCGGCGAATATTGCCGGCGCCACGGGATCTTTTTCTGCGTCGACGGCATCCAGAGCCTCGGCGTCCTCCCGATGGATGTCAAGGCATACGGCATCGACGCCCTGGCGGCCGACGGCCACAAGTGGCTGCTTGCCCCCGAAGGCATCGGGGGGCTCTATGTCTCCCGCGACGTGCTGGAAATGATCGAACCCGTCATCCTGGGCTGGCATTCCGTGGCCAACCGCTTCGACTTCGAAACGTACGAATTCCGCCTGTCGCCGGATGCCCGCCGATACGAGCCCGGCAGTTTCAACACGGTCGGGATCGCCTCCTTGAACGCGTCGCTGGAGCTGCTGCTCTCGATCGGCATCGACCGGATTCGCGAGCGGGTCAGGCGCCTCACCGAGGCGGTCATCGAGGGCGCTCTCAAGGCGGGGTACGAGGTCCTCTCTCCCAGAAACCCCGAAGAGCGATCGGGCATCGTAACATTCAGGATACCCGGGGCAGATGCGGTCGCCCTGAGCAACGAGTTGCTCGCCCGCGGCTTTGTCTGCGCGCCACGCTCGGGAGGTTTGCGGGTGTCCCCGCATTTCTACAACACGGCCGAGGAGGTCGGGCGACTGTTCGAAGCCATCACCGAATCGCACACCATCTGA
- a CDS encoding HesA/MoeB/ThiF family protein produces MNVPPENPLRYSRNMLVEEIGIAGQGKLAAASVLVVGAGGLGSPALFYLAAAGVGRLGIIDGDRVDTTNLNRQILHPAENIGLWKTASATGTLKAFRPDLAIDPYPEMLTAANACGLFERYDAVIDGTDNFPAKYLCNDAAVVTGTPLVHAGVLRFGGQLMTVIPRQGPCLRCLLPEMPSLSDTQGSAQVGILGPTAGIFGAWQAMEVVKLLTGAGKPLCGRLLTLDTLDGSAAILPVQRDHHCPACGDAPRIAAPLSPGNYLQEGSTTA; encoded by the coding sequence GTGAACGTGCCTCCGGAAAACCCGCTGCGCTACAGCCGGAACATGCTCGTCGAAGAGATCGGGATCGCCGGGCAAGGAAAGCTTGCGGCCGCCTCGGTCCTTGTCGTCGGCGCCGGCGGCCTCGGATCTCCCGCCCTTTTCTACCTCGCGGCAGCGGGCGTCGGCCGCCTCGGGATCATCGACGGAGACCGGGTCGACACGACAAACCTGAACCGCCAGATCCTGCATCCGGCGGAAAACATCGGCCTCTGGAAAACGGCGTCGGCCACCGGCACGCTCAAGGCGTTCCGACCCGATCTCGCGATCGATCCGTATCCCGAGATGCTCACGGCTGCGAATGCATGCGGCCTGTTCGAGCGGTACGACGCGGTGATCGACGGGACCGACAATTTCCCCGCCAAATATCTCTGTAACGACGCGGCCGTCGTCACCGGCACGCCGCTGGTTCACGCCGGCGTCCTGCGATTCGGGGGGCAGCTGATGACCGTCATCCCCCGGCAGGGGCCTTGCCTGCGCTGCCTTCTGCCCGAAATGCCGTCGCTGTCCGACACGCAAGGATCGGCGCAGGTGGGGATTCTCGGACCCACGGCCGGCATCTTCGGCGCCTGGCAGGCGATGGAGGTCGTGAAATTGCTGACCGGAGCGGGCAAGCCGCTTTGCGGCCGTTTGCTGACGCTCGATACGCTGGACGGGTCCGCCGCCATTCTCCCCGTCCAACGGGACCATCACTGCCCTGCATGCGGCGATGCGCCTCGCATCGCCGCACCACTCTCACCCGGGAACTATCTCCAGGAAGGAAGCACCACCGCATGA
- the larE gene encoding ATP-dependent sacrificial sulfur transferase LarE, producing the protein MPCSANEAGDKFENLKARLREAGSVLVAFSGGVDSSFLLYAAREAVGADRVMAVTARSPLQAEGEFDEAASLCAGLGVRHRVLDFDPFSVPGFASNPEDRCYHCKRAIFSRFVEIAREEGMLAVCDGGNLDDLKEHRPGKKALLELGVRSPLEESGLTKNAIRSLSRIAGLPTADKGSFACLATRFPHGTTITPDLLARTGACEAILKRLGFRQYRVRVHGNVARIEVAPDEIPRLFDADTSDTIHDGFRRHGFLFVSVDLKGYRTGAMEEGGLVSGLPPDPDE; encoded by the coding sequence ATGCCTTGCTCTGCAAATGAGGCCGGGGATAAATTCGAAAATCTGAAAGCCCGTCTGCGCGAAGCCGGGTCCGTCCTGGTCGCCTTCAGCGGCGGGGTCGACAGTTCGTTCCTGCTCTACGCGGCGCGCGAGGCGGTTGGCGCCGACCGGGTGATGGCCGTCACCGCCCGCTCTCCGCTCCAGGCCGAGGGCGAGTTCGACGAGGCGGCCTCTCTCTGCGCCGGGCTAGGCGTCCGTCATCGCGTCCTCGATTTCGATCCCTTCTCGGTCCCCGGGTTCGCATCCAATCCGGAAGATCGCTGCTACCACTGCAAACGCGCGATCTTTTCCCGCTTCGTCGAGATCGCCCGCGAGGAGGGGATGCTTGCCGTCTGCGACGGCGGGAACCTTGACGACCTGAAGGAACATCGCCCGGGCAAGAAGGCGCTCTTGGAGCTGGGCGTCCGGAGTCCGCTGGAAGAATCCGGTCTGACCAAGAACGCCATCCGTTCCCTGAGCCGGATCGCGGGACTGCCCACCGCCGACAAGGGATCTTTCGCCTGCCTCGCCACCCGTTTCCCGCACGGGACGACCATCACTCCCGATTTGCTGGCGCGGACCGGCGCATGCGAGGCGATCCTCAAACGGCTGGGCTTCCGGCAATACCGTGTCCGCGTTCACGGCAACGTCGCCCGCATCGAGGTGGCGCCCGACGAGATCCCCCGGCTGTTCGACGCCGATACCTCGGACACGATCCACGACGGCTTCAGAAGACACGGCTTCCTGTTCGTGTCGGTCGACCTCAAGGGATACCGAACCGGGGCGATGGAGGAAGGCGGGCTCGTCTCCGGGCTCCCCCCCGATCCGGACGAATGA